Proteins from a genomic interval of Medicago truncatula cultivar Jemalong A17 chromosome 3, MtrunA17r5.0-ANR, whole genome shotgun sequence:
- the LOC11431141 gene encoding photosystem I reaction center subunit N, chloroplastic, with translation MAAMNSSVLACSYAISGSELNAKLISVPSAASPGVSGIKLPLIKAQQVRIPEAKESRASDGRRNALALLAATLFTTAVSASNSSANAGVIEEYLEKSKANKELNDKKRLATSGANFARAYTVQFGTCKFPENFTGCQDLAKQKKVPFITEDLELECEGKDKYKCGSNVFWKW, from the exons ATGGCTGCAATGAACTCAAGTGTATTAGCTTGTAGCTATGCCATATCTGGTTCTGAGCTCAATGCAAAGCTCATTTCAGTGCCCTCTGCTGCATCACCAGGGGTTTCAGGTATCAAGCTACCATTGATCAAGGCTCAGCAGGTGAGAATTCCTGAAGCCAAAGAATCAAGAGCAAGTGATGGAAGAAGAAATGCTCTTGCTTTATTGGCAGCTACACTTTTCACCACTGCTGTTTCAGCCTCCAATTCTTCTGCTAATGCTGGCGTTATTGAAGAATACCTTGAAAAAAGCAAGGCCAATaag GAATTGAATGACAAGAAGAGGTTAGCCACTAGTGGAGCAAATTTTGCAAGAGCATATACAGTGCAATTTGGTACTTGCAAGTTCCCTGAGAATTTCACCGGTTGCCAAGATCTTGCTAAACAGAAG AAAGTACCATTCATTACAGAAGATTTGGAACTTGAATGTGAAGGAAAGGACAAATACAAGTGTGGTTCTAATGTTTTCTGGAAATGGTGA